The following coding sequences are from one Paenibacillus sp. FSL R5-0912 window:
- a CDS encoding carbohydrate ABC transporter permease: MRKALRLQRGWGQQIVFLGPCLLFFLTIVVTPFFLGFYYSSTDWNGLDLDKAVWTGAANWRRIFTNDDKFWESLLFTLRFTVISVVAANVLALLLAFILMTTLKTKKLLRTIFFMPNVIGGILLGYIWQFIFTKGFATIGELTGISFFQLPWLGTPSTGFWGLVIVFVWQTAGYMMVIYIAALAGIPKDLVEAAKIDGARAPQLFKSVYVPLIMPAITICLFLTTSNAFKMFDLNLSLTKGGPGTSTQSLAYNIYAEALINNRYGLGTAKALLFFAAVSLITVTQVWLTKRKEVSA, from the coding sequence ATGAGAAAAGCTCTGCGCTTGCAACGAGGCTGGGGACAGCAAATCGTATTTCTCGGCCCCTGTCTGCTCTTTTTCCTGACCATTGTAGTCACTCCATTCTTCCTCGGCTTCTACTACTCTTCCACCGACTGGAACGGGCTCGATCTGGACAAAGCGGTCTGGACCGGCGCGGCCAACTGGAGACGGATTTTTACGAACGACGATAAGTTCTGGGAGTCTCTGCTCTTTACGCTCCGCTTCACCGTAATCTCCGTAGTGGCCGCCAATGTACTGGCGCTGCTGCTTGCCTTCATTCTGATGACGACGCTGAAGACGAAGAAGCTGCTGCGCACCATCTTTTTCATGCCCAATGTGATCGGCGGTATTCTGCTCGGCTACATCTGGCAGTTCATCTTCACCAAAGGCTTCGCCACGATCGGCGAGCTTACCGGGATTTCGTTCTTCCAGCTGCCTTGGCTGGGTACGCCCAGCACTGGATTCTGGGGTCTGGTCATTGTATTCGTCTGGCAGACTGCCGGGTATATGATGGTCATTTATATCGCGGCGCTGGCAGGTATCCCGAAGGATCTGGTCGAAGCGGCCAAAATTGACGGCGCCCGTGCCCCGCAGCTGTTCAAGAGTGTCTATGTCCCGCTGATTATGCCGGCGATTACGATCTGCCTGTTCCTGACAACCTCTAACGCGTTCAAGATGTTCGATCTCAACCTGTCATTGACCAAAGGCGGACCGGGGACCTCGACCCAGTCACTGGCCTATAACATTTATGCGGAAGCGCTGATCAACAACCGTTATGGCCTCGGTACGGCCAAAGCGCTGCTCTTCTTCGCGGCTGTTTCACTGATCACGGTCACACAGGTCTGGCTTACCAAAAGAAAAGAGGTGTCGGCGTAA
- a CDS encoding ABC transporter substrate-binding protein: MKRKFAFVIATVCTLIIAGCGNSGNTNSAGNGNATNAPNASTETTAPEATKAPAKDVTIKMFQFKVEIAEQLNALAEEYEKETGVKVEVETHGGGEDYGALLKAEIASGSEPEIFNNGGYTALVPYMDRATDLSNEPWAANLIPTAKTPATVDGKLYGMPMNVEGYGLIYNKDLFAKAGITEEPKTLPQLKDAAAKLKSAGITPFEATNEWWSMGIHLVNVGLAHQPDPKQFIDDVKAGTQTIKGNAVFEQWLDLVDVIFDNAQDNKMTTDYATQVAEFASGKAAMMLQGNWTQGDIDKIDPALNLGLLPLPISDEEGTILVGVPNNYVVNSKSEHPEEAKAFLNWLVSSETGQKYLTKEFKFIPAETNVAADAADIGQVAVAVQEKSATALGWNWDMFPDGVTQGFGAAMQEYLGGQLDRDKLLESLDKAVQDIVKQ; this comes from the coding sequence ATGAAAAGAAAGTTCGCGTTCGTTATCGCAACCGTTTGCACACTTATTATCGCAGGTTGCGGGAATAGCGGCAATACGAATTCCGCAGGCAATGGAAACGCAACCAATGCTCCTAATGCGTCAACCGAAACCACAGCACCGGAAGCAACCAAGGCACCTGCCAAGGATGTTACGATCAAAATGTTCCAGTTCAAGGTTGAAATTGCCGAGCAGCTGAACGCACTCGCCGAAGAATATGAGAAAGAAACCGGTGTGAAGGTCGAAGTGGAAACGCATGGCGGCGGTGAAGACTACGGCGCGTTGCTCAAAGCGGAGATTGCTTCCGGCTCTGAACCGGAAATTTTCAATAACGGCGGTTATACTGCCCTCGTACCTTATATGGACCGCGCCACTGATTTGAGCAATGAGCCTTGGGCCGCCAATCTGATCCCAACCGCCAAAACGCCGGCAACCGTGGACGGCAAGCTCTATGGTATGCCAATGAACGTAGAAGGCTATGGACTAATCTACAACAAGGATCTGTTCGCCAAAGCCGGCATTACGGAAGAGCCTAAGACCCTCCCGCAATTGAAAGATGCGGCAGCCAAGCTGAAATCCGCCGGCATCACACCGTTTGAAGCCACTAATGAGTGGTGGTCGATGGGGATTCACCTTGTGAACGTAGGTCTGGCCCACCAGCCTGATCCGAAGCAGTTCATTGATGATGTCAAAGCCGGTACGCAGACGATCAAAGGTAACGCCGTATTCGAGCAGTGGCTGGATCTGGTGGATGTGATCTTCGACAATGCCCAGGATAACAAGATGACTACCGACTATGCTACCCAGGTTGCGGAATTCGCATCCGGCAAAGCCGCGATGATGCTACAGGGTAACTGGACGCAAGGCGATATCGACAAAATCGATCCTGCCCTGAATCTGGGCCTCCTCCCGCTTCCGATCAGCGACGAAGAAGGCACTATCCTTGTAGGCGTACCTAACAACTATGTGGTGAACAGCAAATCCGAGCATCCGGAAGAAGCTAAAGCCTTCCTGAACTGGCTCGTCTCTTCCGAAACCGGCCAGAAGTATCTGACCAAGGAATTCAAGTTCATCCCGGCTGAAACTAACGTTGCTGCCGACGCAGCAGATATCGGCCAGGTTGCCGTTGCCGTGCAGGAGAAATCCGCTACCGCCCTCGGCTGGAACTGGGATATGTTCCCTGACGGTGTAACCCAGGGCTTCGGCGCTGCGATGCAGGAATATCTCGGCGGACAGCTTGACCGTGATAAGCTGCTGGAGAGTCTGGATAAGGCTGTGCAGGATATTGTGAAGCAATAG
- a CDS encoding sensor histidine kinase has translation MFRNSIRTRLMALVLLASVIPSGISVTFSYLYTKQSVTEQSVKQNTKLLTLGEANLSSYFSGMNQQAMSLYSGINVPSSFYTLLLTAKSNEHVPDGTIVPDTRAVISTQLYNLFLSDRNTFQIHLYVRAARQSNLLLGGLFRREENADYAKAEHPEGTYRPYIEVTHMDHQYGVKSGFPNLKPGSVPVFTAHFPIYRTPSDSVLADLSIDYSLEELEGIVKSMYNSDTERLYVLNEQGKALFTSDPDWVGKTVETGWSRLPEDSDSGHFTWKKDGFQGIVMYKHIKDPLFSGSIIKLVPYEDLYGDARIITRFNMGIGLLFLLIGGISAVLISIGFTRPIKKLINFTQKVQIGQLDAHMDAEREDEFGLLTRKITGMTRTINDLIVKEYRLELANKTNQLKALQAQVNPHFLYNALQSIASLSLRYNAPKVYDLIYSLGSMMRYSMNTERTQVPLRDEIEHVQNYVILQTERFGEENLRLEIHAAEAALETVLPKMILQPIVENIFKHGFADGIREAVIRIDCTLEGQSRLVLAVKDNGKGISPERLEEITAGLRSSGRPENEEIGLYNVLARLRLQFGSEAEMQLHNEEGQGVTVTLIIPLEGPGE, from the coding sequence ATGTTCAGAAACAGTATCCGGACGCGGCTGATGGCCTTAGTGCTGCTGGCGTCAGTGATTCCGTCAGGCATATCCGTTACCTTCTCCTATCTCTATACCAAGCAGTCGGTTACGGAGCAGTCCGTGAAGCAGAATACGAAGCTGCTGACGCTGGGGGAAGCGAATCTCAGCAGTTACTTCAGCGGGATGAATCAGCAGGCGATGTCGCTGTACAGCGGGATTAATGTTCCCAGTTCTTTCTATACCCTACTACTTACCGCCAAAAGCAATGAACATGTACCTGATGGAACGATTGTGCCGGATACCCGCGCCGTGATCTCCACCCAGCTGTACAATCTGTTCCTCTCCGACCGGAATACCTTCCAGATCCATCTCTACGTCAGAGCGGCCCGGCAGTCCAATCTGCTGCTGGGCGGACTGTTCCGCCGGGAAGAGAATGCAGATTATGCCAAGGCGGAGCATCCCGAGGGGACCTACCGGCCATACATCGAAGTGACGCATATGGATCATCAATACGGCGTGAAGTCCGGCTTCCCCAATCTGAAGCCGGGGAGCGTTCCGGTCTTCACTGCGCATTTTCCCATCTACCGCACGCCCAGCGACAGTGTATTGGCCGATCTGTCGATTGATTACAGCCTTGAAGAGCTGGAGGGCATCGTCAAATCGATGTACAATTCGGACACGGAGCGTCTGTATGTGCTGAATGAGCAGGGAAAGGCCTTGTTCACTTCTGATCCGGACTGGGTGGGTAAAACGGTTGAGACCGGATGGAGCCGTCTTCCCGAAGACAGTGACAGCGGGCATTTCACCTGGAAAAAGGACGGCTTCCAGGGTATTGTCATGTACAAGCATATCAAGGACCCACTCTTCAGCGGCAGCATCATCAAGCTGGTGCCTTACGAGGATCTGTATGGTGATGCGAGGATCATCACCCGGTTCAATATGGGGATCGGGCTGCTGTTTCTCCTGATCGGGGGAATCAGCGCGGTCCTCATCTCCATCGGCTTTACCCGGCCGATTAAGAAGCTGATCAACTTCACCCAGAAGGTGCAGATCGGCCAGCTGGATGCGCATATGGATGCCGAACGGGAGGATGAATTCGGCCTGCTGACCCGCAAGATCACCGGCATGACCCGGACCATCAATGACCTGATCGTTAAGGAATACCGCCTGGAGCTGGCGAACAAGACGAATCAGCTGAAGGCGCTGCAGGCTCAGGTCAATCCGCATTTTCTCTACAATGCCCTGCAGTCCATCGCCAGCTTGTCCTTGCGCTATAATGCGCCGAAGGTGTATGATCTCATCTATTCCCTGGGCAGCATGATGCGCTATTCCATGAATACGGAGCGGACGCAGGTGCCGCTGCGCGATGAAATCGAGCATGTGCAGAATTATGTGATTCTGCAGACGGAGCGGTTCGGCGAAGAGAATCTGCGCCTGGAGATTCATGCGGCGGAAGCAGCGCTGGAGACGGTCCTGCCCAAGATGATTCTCCAGCCGATCGTGGAGAATATCTTCAAGCACGGCTTCGCGGACGGAATCCGCGAAGCCGTCATCCGGATAGACTGCACGCTGGAAGGGCAGTCGCGGCTGGTTCTTGCCGTCAAGGATAACGGCAAGGGGATTAGCCCGGAACGGCTGGAGGAGATTACAGCCGGACTTAGAAGCAGCGGCCGGCCTGAGAACGAAGAGATCGGCCTGTATAATGTGCTGGCCCGCCTGCGGCTGCAGTTCGGCAGCGAGGCGGAGATGCAGCTGCATAATGAAGAGGGTCAAGGGGTTACGGTTACCCTGATTATTCCGCTGGAGGGGCCAGGCGAATAA
- a CDS encoding Nramp family divalent metal transporter, whose protein sequence is MEQNTAVESSPILKGHTNKHSAQSVLNGDVKGLKRLLPFLGPAFIASVAYLDPGNFATNITAGSKYGYLLLWVIFASNLMAVLIQSLSAKLGIATGKNLPEVAREKFPRGVSIFLWIQSELVIIATDLAEFIGAALGLYLLFGIPMLPAALITAVGSFAILELQRRGYRTLEAGIAGMVMIVVLAFAFQVIMAKPDAGSVVAGMFTPRFEGVDSILLAAGILGATVMPHAIYLHSSLTQSRVVGIDEREKKQIFRLEFIDILIAMLIAGAVNMAMVVVAAALFFKNGLVVEDLDVAFEQFRNLAGPVTAISFGLGLLIAGLSSSSVGTMAGDVVMQGFINKKINLYLRRAITIIPPLTIIAFGINATSALVMSQVVLSFGIAFALIPLVIFTSDRTIMKGLVNHRITTLLGWIISALVVSLNLFLIVEMFV, encoded by the coding sequence ATGGAGCAAAATACAGCAGTAGAATCATCCCCTATACTAAAAGGACATACTAATAAACATTCGGCACAATCGGTGCTGAATGGAGATGTCAAAGGACTGAAGAGACTCCTTCCTTTCTTGGGCCCGGCTTTTATCGCTTCTGTAGCGTATCTGGACCCCGGCAATTTCGCCACTAATATTACTGCAGGCTCGAAATACGGATATTTGTTATTATGGGTTATCTTTGCCTCGAATCTGATGGCTGTCCTTATACAATCCTTATCCGCCAAGCTTGGCATTGCCACCGGTAAGAATCTGCCTGAGGTAGCCCGGGAGAAATTCCCGAGGGGCGTGTCCATCTTCCTGTGGATTCAGAGTGAACTGGTTATTATCGCTACTGACCTGGCGGAATTTATCGGGGCAGCCCTTGGACTATACTTGCTGTTCGGTATACCGATGCTGCCCGCTGCGCTGATTACCGCAGTAGGATCTTTCGCTATTCTGGAGCTCCAGCGGCGCGGCTACCGTACCCTGGAGGCCGGAATTGCCGGGATGGTGATGATTGTTGTTCTGGCTTTTGCATTCCAGGTCATTATGGCGAAGCCCGATGCGGGCAGTGTAGTTGCCGGAATGTTCACTCCAAGATTCGAAGGTGTGGACAGCATCCTGCTGGCTGCCGGAATTCTCGGCGCGACGGTTATGCCGCATGCGATTTATCTGCATTCCTCGCTGACCCAGAGCCGGGTCGTCGGGATCGATGAGCGGGAGAAGAAACAGATCTTCCGGCTGGAATTCATCGATATTCTGATTGCCATGCTGATTGCCGGTGCCGTGAATATGGCCATGGTGGTTGTAGCTGCGGCGTTGTTCTTCAAGAATGGTCTGGTCGTTGAGGATTTGGATGTCGCCTTCGAGCAGTTCCGCAATCTGGCAGGACCGGTTACCGCCATCTCCTTCGGCCTCGGCCTCCTGATCGCAGGTCTGTCGAGCTCGTCGGTCGGTACAATGGCTGGTGATGTGGTCATGCAAGGCTTCATTAATAAAAAGATCAATCTCTACCTGCGGCGGGCGATTACAATCATTCCACCGCTGACCATCATCGCCTTCGGGATTAACGCTACTAGTGCACTGGTGATGAGCCAGGTCGTCTTGTCCTTCGGGATTGCCTTTGCCCTCATTCCGCTCGTGATCTTCACAAGCGACCGCACAATCATGAAGGGGCTGGTGAACCACCGGATCACCACCCTCCTCGGCTGGATTATCTCGGCTCTGGTAGTGTCACTAAATTTGTTCCTGATTGTTGAGATGTTTGTGTAA
- a CDS encoding carbohydrate ABC transporter permease has product MNSSRYRPRNFVLEIISILLAIIFLSPFYLVLSNSVKGLKDILIDAASWPQVFHWDNYSKVWNAIDFPQAFFSSLQITVLSVIFIVLFSSMAAYQIVRKPTRFNSFVFLLLVSAMIIPFQSLMLQLVRVTSILELRGELYGIVACYLGFGMPLSVFLFHGFIKTVPFELEEAARVDGSNPYGVFFKIVFPLLMPIIVTVIILNTLWIWNDYLLPVLVIGGNKDLTTLPVAVTKFFGQYTKKWDLALAGLVMAITPILIFFLSLQRYIVEGVTTGSIKG; this is encoded by the coding sequence ATGAACAGCAGCAGATACCGGCCCAGAAACTTCGTTCTAGAGATCATCTCCATACTTCTGGCTATTATATTCTTATCCCCCTTCTACCTGGTGCTAAGCAATTCGGTTAAAGGGCTTAAGGACATCCTGATCGACGCCGCTTCCTGGCCGCAGGTGTTCCACTGGGATAATTACTCGAAGGTCTGGAATGCCATTGACTTCCCGCAAGCCTTCTTCAGCTCCCTGCAAATCACTGTCTTAAGCGTAATCTTCATTGTCCTGTTCAGTTCGATGGCCGCTTATCAGATTGTACGGAAGCCGACACGCTTCAATTCCTTCGTCTTCCTGCTGCTGGTCTCGGCGATGATCATTCCGTTCCAGTCGCTGATGTTGCAATTAGTCCGTGTGACCAGTATTCTGGAACTTCGCGGAGAATTATACGGGATCGTGGCCTGCTATCTCGGCTTCGGAATGCCGCTGTCGGTGTTTCTGTTCCACGGATTCATTAAGACAGTGCCTTTTGAGCTGGAGGAAGCGGCGCGGGTGGACGGCTCCAATCCGTACGGCGTATTCTTCAAAATTGTGTTCCCGCTGCTCATGCCGATTATTGTAACGGTCATTATCCTTAACACGCTGTGGATCTGGAATGACTATCTGCTGCCGGTGCTCGTCATCGGGGGAAATAAGGATCTGACGACCCTGCCGGTTGCAGTGACCAAGTTCTTCGGGCAGTACACCAAGAAGTGGGATCTGGCCCTTGCGGGTCTCGTGATGGCGATTACGCCTATCCTCATATTCTTCCTGTCCCTGCAGCGTTATATTGTCGAAGGTGTAACCACAGGCTCCATTAAGGGATGA